One Misgurnus anguillicaudatus chromosome 5, ASM2758022v2, whole genome shotgun sequence genomic window, tgtttgttgcatcattgtgaactatgtgcatcacgtgttttgtaaaaataagtgcctgctgcacacgcgtcaaaaccgtttatgatcacatattttgaaattacaaacaacacacatgatgggctacatacatggtgtgatgaacttcgcatcgagcccCCTCGAAAAAAAGAAGgcactggccgccactgcttGTGActacattttgttttttgaggaggTTTCTGATTTCATGCATACTTCATTTTCCCAaccaattttttaatataaagtttattcTCTTGTCAAGGTGGCAGAGACGTGTCAGTTGGCGGTCCGGAGGTTGGAGTGGTTAATGAATGGAGGACAAGAATCAGGAGAGGAGACAGATTTGAACCCATACTGCTCTGTCGACCCTGCACCCCCAGCCCCTAAAAAAAGTATCCCAGAACTGAGGACGCAGCTTTTAGACGAAAGCCTGCCACTGTTTGAGCGTTACAGAGCAATGTTCGCCCTGAGGAATCTTGGGACTGAGGATGCTGTTCTCGCTCTAGGAGATGGTAAGATGCTTTTGTTTTGAGATTATTTAAAGGGATGCTGTCCCCAAACAGTTttaaacttaaaggggacatatcatgaaaatctgacttttccatgtttaagtactataattgggtccccagtgcttctataaacctagaaaatgtggaaaaagaacaacccagtagcttagttttggtaaaccattctctgcaagcatgaaaaaaaaataggtcattggaAATTGACTcctcctgtgatgtcagaaggggataataccgccccttaatctgcactatccaaccgcgacactgccatttagctcacacctacaacgtggcaattttaatatgctataataaattatctatatggtattttgagctaaaacttcacatacatacgctggggacaccaaagatttattttacatcttataaaagtcttgtgaaatgtcccctttaaagaaatTTCAATATTTCAAATGTTGCACACTTGAAGCAGATTAAGATAGTAACTTACAAGTAGTaatgaaaaatatctaaaaaagcTACTATTTTTGACCGTAATGTTCCTCTTTCAGGCCTTCAGTGCAGCAGTGCCTTATTCCGCCATGAGATCGGTTACGTGTTGGGTCAGATCCAGCACGAAGCCAGCATCCCTCAGCTCCAGGCTGCTCTGGAGAAGGTCCAGGAGAACCCCATGGTCAGGCACGAGTGTGCCGAGGCGCTGGGCTCTATTGGGAAGGAGGCGTGCCTAGAGATTTTGGAGCGCTACAAGGAGGACCAGGAGCGGGTGGTAAAGGAGAGCTGTGAGGTGGCACTGGACATGTTGGAGCATGAGAACAGTTCACAGTTTCAGTATGCAGATGGACTGTTGAGACTGCAGGGCACTCAGTGAAACCCTTTACACACAGTTCCTGAAACATGTATGCAATGTATACAATGCAACTGGCTCATCTTTCAAACTTTACAGTTTTTCAaaatggttaataaatgttactcTGTATTTTCAGACAAATATTAACATATTCTCCATCGCAAATCGTGTAGGatgtatttaattaaaatattactttgGCCAGATATACTTGTATGTTATGGAAATTCATGTCTTGGGGCAGCACAGTGGCTCCGTGGGTAGCATTGTTGCCTCAAAGCAAGAAAGTCTCCAATTCAAGCCAAGGCTGGGACAGAAAGGTTTTCTGTGTGGGGTTTGAATGTTCTCGCTTTGTCATCGTGGGTTAGTCCAGGTACTCCAGTTTCCTCCCACAGTCTAAAGACATGCAGGTTAGGTGTCTACATCATAAATATTTGTGTAACATTACTAATTAAGTgtctttttaatacattttaatccACTCGTCATGGGTTGAGGTGATCAGGGCAGATAAGACAGTCAGATTTACTGCTGAGAACAGTACTCAACATTATGACAAACTAATCCTAACAGCAGTCTATCTCATCTAGTAAAACTCACTCTGCAAATAATCACAAGTgggtttaaaatgcattaatgctTAAGTGATCATGCTTGATATTGAACACAATaagaaaaatgactttaaattgCACTTTTGAATTGCGTATCTACTAATTACATGTTGTTTAAAATCAAATACAACCACAGGCCTAACTTTAAAAAGCTCAaagttacatttacattcatggcagccgtttttatccaaagcaaattacagttcattaaatgtatacattttatcagtatgtgttctcCAGGAAACAAACAAAGCACAAAATCTTCTACCATTTAAGGTACAGGACATTGTACAAAATGTGGCTGGGtgttatatgtgtgtgttgtctTAAGTATATTGTTAATTTACTAATGGTTGTGTGAGTAGAGAGTGACGTGTACAGAACATTGTGCTCAGCAAAGACTGAGAATTTTTAAGTCTTTTGGGGGTGGAGAGAAGACCTCTTACTGCGGTGGGACTTAGTCATGAATACAGAGTAAAAGTATTATAAAGGAGAGAAATGCTGTAGACAGCAGTCAAAGGAAAACTTGCAAACATGCTACACCCTTTCATGATTGGCATTATTACTATTAATACATCCATCACTATTGCATACTGGATCTTTATTCTGACAGAAGCTTTTCATAAGAAGACAGAAGATGACGACAAAGACAACCCCGTCTAACCAACTTACATTATGTGTAGATAAATATAGAGAAGGTTAGGGTTTTTTATGCATGCGTGTTAAAatgcatgatttttttaaaaagaacattttgtcatttaaatcaTCTGAATTGAACCAATTGTCTTGATTCCGGTTTTCCAGTGACAGCTTTACCTCCAGGTAAAAAAACTTGTTCTCTCATCAAAAAGTGTTTTTACTTCTCTCACAAATGTTATCAGAGATGTTGGACTGTGCTTAGATTCATATTTACCTCACATTAAAATATCAAGTATCATCCCTAAAACCTGTTTTCTAATGCTTGTACTAGGACAGTTATTTGAAGCAGTTCACTACTGGTCTACAGGTTAACACTGTTGAAAAAGAGGTATGTATTTATACTTTCTTATGGAAATTGGAAATTAATTTGTATTTCAGATCAAAGTAAACTGGGTCTTGTTGTCACACAGAGTTTTCATATGTAACTACACTGATATACATTAAGGCAAGGCTCAGCTATATTATAAAGCTAGATTAAAACCAAAACTATGTTCACATGTTATTTTTCATATAGATGTTAGATGAAGGCAGGTTGTCACACGTATCAAATTAATATACAATTACCTAGTGACCAAATCAATACttcaaaatatttgtgttacatttaaatcttttgttaaattttgtttcagtttttttctaaTTGATAATAAATAGCCTATAATAGACCCGAATACAATAAAGTTGTGTAAGATGGCTAAGGAAACTCGACAGACCGTacttcatatttttatattttatctgcAACAAGGaaacccaggtgaaaaagtagtacacttccattgtgtacttaaagtgctttatttttgcacactaattttgtacttaatatactaataaTTCATCTTTAGGATTTTTTAAGTGTACCTttttgtgctattttgagacaccatgaatatgaaccaaaatttacttttaacatactatctctgtattaaaaaattatttagttaACTCTTGTATTAAACCTTAACTCAACTGTCATAcaaagtggtacctaaataaattttttaaataaatttttagcacattttagttcatggtgtctcaaaatagcacagtgaagtacacttagatgatcttaagaacatcttaagaaatactaaagaagaattttgagtgtattaagtacaaaattggTGTGCGAAAGTGGAGCACTTAGGTACACTACGGAAGTGTACAAATTTTTCACCTGGGAATGTAAAAAATTCAGTGTATGTATCTTCTGTATTATAGTAGACATGATCACCAACTTAACTTGTAGTTAAGACATTAAGGTATTCATACAAAAACTCCAATGAGAAACATTTACTGGAGTAAAACatgtgacaactaaccccagTATCATTGTTTCAGAATCTGTATATGACCCATGTATGAAAACAGGGGGGTGGACGTGACTTGAGTAATACGGACCACGTGATTCATAAAGACATACAGAGGATCATAACTGGATATCTGTCTGGGTCACTGGCTCAAACATACACAAGCTCTTCATCTGTCAGTCCTCGTCCAGTCAGTCACTCAGAGATCTGATTTGTGCACCATTACCCTCTAAAACTACAGATGCATCCTATATTGATCGGTATAGTGACCGCCAATTCAACTTTAACCATTGTCTACTGGAACTTTATTATGTCTCAGGTGTTCTGCAAGAAACTGAAGGATGCACCTGAACCTGAGGAAGTTCCTGTCTGAGTGAGTTGCATTTACTGTTTTTAGACTCATTTGGCTTAATTATTTGAATCATAAAGTCATGAATTGCTAAAATATTGTGTTAAAAGTGGAATGAACCCCATAGTTTTGATGTCTTCTTGATAATaagaaattgttttatttatgttgtcTTTTGTCCatagcgacttacaaatgaggtaaacaatagtagcaattatagcaacacatGGCTTTATGTTGAAGGAAACTGCCCTATAATCAAATAATTGCTAAAATATCACTTGCAccccaaaaataaaacacactacTATTTTAAGGTGCAGAGGAACATTCCTGACAAGATTAGCTGGATTACAGTGTAGTAAACCTTAAACACTTTCACCTTTATGAAAGACAACTTACCAGCCGTGGAATATCAGAGTTAGCGAGATGTCGGTCAAAGGCTTAAACTGGGATTAAGAGAGCCATGTCACTGTCAGGCTTTTGAGATCACATTATCTGACCTTAAAACAGaataaattgttttgttttttgctcaCAGATCTATACTTAAAGACATTAAATGTCCCGCactgatcatttttttacatagcTTAAGATCTTGATTCTGATCTGGTCATAATGAAGATGAAGACCCATCTAAATCATTGTGGGAGGAggaagaaaagaaaaataaagactCAACAGATGAAACCCAAATGAGGACCAGAAGAGAAACCTAAACCATCATCAGTTGCAATCATTTCCATGTGACACTTTgaacaaaaaaatacacatattGCTTATAATCTGTAGAagatgcatttttgtaaaacatTCTTACTGTTGATTTGTTTGTAGTAACTTcttgtattaataaataaaaccagtacattaatgatttatttagaaaatatctttgtgtttgGAAAACTCTGGATACAGCATGTCtgtggaccacaaaaccagtcaagtAGCAactttgtagcaatagccaacaatacattgtatgggtcaaaattatcattgttgttttttttttggccaaAAATTATAAGTTCAAccagtaaagatcatgttctatGAAGATGTAATGATGTAATGTGTTGTTAAaggaaacatttatattttcatattttactgtgttcttGCCCCGACTTGTGAATTAATGCATATCTATATTTTTAAtacgtgcacttttaatctttttacagtgcttcttgaatgagttagcatttagcctagccccattcattcctatggctccaaacaaaagttttattttgtgccaccatacttactcgtgtaactactcacgtaacagtctttaaatagggaaaacatggaagtgtttggtggcttctaaattcatccctgtttggatcgtgaggaatgaatggggctaggctaaatgctaacacactcacatggcactgtacaaagattaagtgcacgcaatgaaaaaagatatgtattaattcgtataagttaaggtaagaacatagtaaaatagtGAAAactggtggtgttttcctttaaggacttcatttggagaACTTTAtatgtgattttctcaatatttaaattttttgcaccctcagactccagtttttaaataattgtatctTAGCCAAATATTATGTCCTATCATAACAAACCATGCATCCAATTTCAGATGTTGTATaaatcttatttaaaaaaaaagacctTTAATGCTGTTGACGTGGTCCAGTGTCACATAATTggctaaaaataaaaagtaattgTCAGTCAGACTTATAccttcaaaaatattttatgttataatgATGAGTATTCTCATCCGTAAACTTTTTAAGACACAAGCTGACACAGATTTGTTTTAATTCACTTCATTGACTCAATTGTACTGCACAGCACACCATCAGGTGTTAAGACAAGTAGAAAAAAGACTAAATTAGTTGCTGCCTCACAACACTACATTAGCGTATTGTCTTCTGCTGTTAAAGTCCAGTCATGGCTActacagaaaaaaaagaatcaaTATTATTCTGTGGcatcttttgttgtttttttgcaaatATGCGCCAGTAAGGAAACCACCTAAACATCAGAGAAAAGAGAGAGGGAAAGGGTGAGAGAGGATTTAAGCTGATGGACAAGTGGTATGTCAACATGACAACAGATATCCAACTCTGACTACTAATGTTATAGACAAAAtagacagtttttataataatattaatgaatGGTTTAATATGTCTGTCTCTCACTTCCTCTCTGTAGACATTTATTGATAATTATTTGTTTACACAGATAATAACAAAATGAAAACTAACAACCTATTGTGAAGATGTGGATGCATTGGAAAAAACAATATGGATTTAGACCAAAAGACAGATAAAAGGAGTTATTTAAAGACTATAAACCCATAGAAAAAGATCTGATCACTACCCAAGCATGTCCTGTACCTGCTGTTGGCTGTAGGTGTGACCCTGATCACCCTGTTCGCCATCATAAGACACCTCATCAAAGATCTCATACATGATCTGGCAGGTATGTAGAGACATTCAAAATCAATAAAGCATTACAAATCTTATCTGAAAAACTGAATGGATTATATATTTCTGTGTACTAAAAATGCTTGGTTATTCTCAAAAAGGAACAAATCCacccaaacaaaatgtttatatttaacccaacaatgggttaaagcAATCCAGCATGGCTTAAATTACAAGCGGATGGGTTGGGTTCGCCCTCCTTCTGGGCCCATCgcatttttaaagtgcaaatACTCACCcacatgaacaaataaataagagaacacacacacaggattTTAAGATGAAGCCGAATGCTCTTATGGTTGTGTCTGCCTATGATTTAGATTTCCTGTTTGGAGAGCAACCTCAGGAGGAGAATGAGAGTCCCTGGGAAAGACGAGAAAAGTTGAGGCCAAACTGGGTCCCAGAGACCAGCCTTGAATTGGATGATATTGTGAAAGAAGATCAGATTCAACATCTCATGGATGGCCCAGAAGACCTGCCATCCATCTGGATCATATCAGATGGACTTAAGTCTTGTGCCTCACCCTCGATTCAAAAGTTGGCGAGTTTAAAATAAGTCATTAAGAGTTATTTCTTTGAAAGATCACACTTTTGACTACAAGTTTATGTTTCGGTAACTCAACTTGTGGAGCATTGCCTTAGCAACACGAGCTATAATGCGTTCAATCAAAGGTATTGGATATAGCAAGATTGGGCACTAATTTCATGTATAGCGGCTGAACAATTGGGAAAAGTATAATTTACTTGATTTGACTTGAACAAggacaatgcaatgctcaataAGGCCTCTCTGGAGAAAGAAGGCTcacattacaattaaaagaaccaattatcATTTAATAAAAAGTGAGGATTCTCGGGGGAAATCCCAGGAAGATTCCCATGAGGTGTTGGACTGCCTCCTAGTGGTGCAACTTCCCTAAATGGGAACACATTCTTATACTGATTAAATGTATAGGTTGAATGCCCCGACCGTACAGTATGTTGCTTTGGATTAAGGTGTCTTCCAAATGTCAGCTAATGTATTCTCTTATAGACatcaaaagattaaaaaaagaaaagtatttttttgtattttcaaCATATTTTAGttgttaataatgaacaatattAACATACTGACAATATATGGGTTGAAACATTTGTGTCTGTGAGCGTGATCAATCCCAAATAGTTCATTGTCAGAATAATGGGTGTCAAGTAAAACCTCTATATCTTTACAACATAACAGCACAACATTTAATTGATAAGAGATTACCTAAGAAAGTCATAGCACTGATGGTTGTCCAATGACACATTGTGATCTGTGATCTCTCCTGTGGTATTTGCACTTTGGCCACCGAGGATCCTGCACATTATTATAGAGAACAAAGTGGCAAACAGCAGACGGTTTCCACGCACTGTAAATCCACAATGTTTCATCTAAAGAATATCAGCGCCTTCATATtattgtctgtctccatttgtCAGGCTAAAATAGGTGAGTGAAATTAAACATATTGCTTAAAACTTATGTTTTAGTTTGCCAAATATTCATCTCTTTGGTTTTTCTTGTAATTTTGCGCAATGATTTGCTTCATTCTATCCTACActaaaaaaaaccttttgataAAAACATTCTCATATTATTTTAAGGGGAAAAAAAGGATCTCCGGTCATTTTTATTCACATTCAAGTCATTTAAATCAGTATGTCACAATAACAATGTTGGTGAAAGAAATCTTAGCCACCATTTTCTTTTAGTGTACTGGAAAAACTGTCAACAGTCTTTTAAATGTCTTTCCATGGAAATTTAAAACTAAATGAGTtgggcatttttgggtgaaGTGTCTTTTTAATTCAAGTAATTTCTGTATAAATTGATTTAATTTATAAGCGTTGATCATTTTAGTGGATATCAGAACTATAGCTCTTAATTTAATGTCATGTTATTCAGGTGGTCATCGGGCCTCAGATACAACTACAACTAAAGTGACGGTACAGCCATGGTTTATTGGACTGGCAGCAGTTGTTGGCTTTCTTTTTATTGTCTTTGTGCTCCTCATTGCAAAAAGATTATTTTCCAAGAAAGACAAGTAAGCAAACATACTGACTTTAAAACCACCATGTataaaattccttgttgcacttaaagtTAGGATTTATTTAAACTTTCTTCACTCGTTACTCCACTAGGAGTggctttaaattaaatttaattagcttaagttattttaactttatttttcataatttatagcaactccgcactagtcaagaaagttaaaatgaattgcaattacagtacagtaatagacatttacaactaaaacaaacattaagacacttatttaacttttgacatgaaaatcatcagttatgtatactgccctacaaagtgaaagcgcagtaactacgcatttggtcaaaattgagttaagggttaaaatgggctttgtgagatctgttgtgtcttgtgacaaagtctcctggttaaattttgtcccatttcagagaaaggtgtgtgccaaaattgcagtaacatgtttgactggctggtgtaaaaaactttaaagccatttttctcagtttcagtgtttgcgtagatactgcacttagcctttggagggcagtatagTACCACCCACTAATGTCATCTTTTATCAGTTTTATATTAGGTTTATAAGGTCGTGACTTAATATGCACAAGATTTTCTAGATTTTATAGTATTAGGCTAATGCTATAATAATAATCTGACAGGTATTAATATTTGTGTAGTTATCAAGCAAGATTATAGTGATGAGCTATTTATGACTCTTAAGATGATTGTTGTTATAGTGCCAAAGGTCGCATTCAGACACCTGACAGAGCTGACTGCCCATGATAGACATTAGAAAGCTTGTCAATTAACTTTTGAGAGTtgcaatatatattttattgtcaATTTATTGTTTTACTGCTTTTTATATGAATACATAACTGAATTTCTATTCAAAACAACATTCTAGTTTGAGTTACTCTTTAGTTCACAGTATTAATTATTAAACTGTCTTGTCTAAAAGATATGTTACTCTTTAAACAAagcatttcaaaaagttttgtttCTTTGTAGAGATGAAATGGAGGGAAAGAAGACAGAGGATGTTAACTTTTATGAAAACAAAGCAGTGGATCTAGAGGCAGATGAGACCAAGCAGACCACTTTTTAATAAGCACTTCAGCTTTAAACTGCGACACAAATCGATTTATGGCACAACTTTGTATAAATCATTCTTAAGGGACTGtgtgttcacacacacacacacacacacacacacacacacacacacacacacacacacacacacacacacacacacacacacacacacacacacacacacacacttaatgTTGGTCTAAACCTGTATGCTGATATTGTTTCTctgaaagacacaatgaaaaatGCTTTTCCATGTCTGTTATGCTTCAAAAGTCCTAATGTGTTTCTAATTTTTCCACATTTGCAAgtttttaaacaacacaaatgCAAGTAAACAATGACtcaattttctttttattttttaaaattaacttCTCTTTTTATGTATTAGAACATGAGTAATTTATTTGAATGTGGCCATGCTGTGGTTTACTAATAAACAATTAGTAAACAATTGTCAGTtgtaatttgtttttgtttcttgaTGTATTTTGAGTGTTGTTCTCTACGTCGTCCACTAGATGGAGTCAATGCTTGATGTGATATTGGGTGCAATCAAAGTACAGCTGTATACAGAATAATTTTTTGGCATTTTCTCAATGTAAGTTTTACTGCCCCGGTGTAATTGAAGCATACTTTAATTTCAAACACATTCATTTGGATAGGGAGAATAGAAAAATCCAGGCTCATTGAGTTACAGCCTCCACATAATGCTCTCATTAAGTCGATTTTGACTTGTATGACACGTCTGGAATCGGCATGTATATATGCTAAATAGACATGGCCATGAGATCCATTATTCATTTTGACGGGCAGTTTAGACACGATAAATGCTTCCAGTGAAATGATGTAACGTACGGTTGTGAAAAGCTTTGCTTTTGGAAGAGTTTGTGAACCCCGCTAAAGTCAATTTGGTGAATACTGTTAAAATCATCCTACGTAATAAAAAgtacattgtgtgaaaatactgTATAACCTTTATATCTTTAAaagtcacgttcttcctgatcccattttttaaaccctagttagtgtgtaatgttgctataatagcataaataatacctgtaaaatgataaagctcaaagttgcCAGGCgacatattttctttaacagaattcgcctttcaaagcctacagcgaatggccgctttggactacagccctctacttcctgcattaatgacgtcagtagaacagttttttgacgaaactccgcccacaggaatacgtcagtcgccagctaagctaa contains:
- the smim24 gene encoding small integral membrane protein 24, giving the protein MFHLKNISAFILLSVSICQAKIGGHRASDTTTTKVTVQPWFIGLAAVVGFLFIVFVLLIAKRLFSKKDKDEMEGKKTEDVNFYENKAVDLEADETKQTTF
- the dohh gene encoding deoxyhypusine hydroxylase codes for the protein MATDKDIAAVGSILVNPKQDLTTRFRALFTLRNLGGPEAIKWISDAFVDDSALLKHELAYCLGQMQDERAIPVLETVLKDASQEPMVRHEAGEALGAIGNTKVLDLLKRYAEDPVIEVAETCQLAVRRLEWLMNGGQESGEETDLNPYCSVDPAPPAPKKSIPELRTQLLDESLPLFERYRAMFALRNLGTEDAVLALGDGLQCSSALFRHEIGYVLGQIQHEASIPQLQAALEKVQENPMVRHECAEALGSIGKEACLEILERYKEDQERVVKESCEVALDMLEHENSSQFQYADGLLRLQGTQ